A genomic segment from Malus domestica chromosome 05, GDT2T_hap1 encodes:
- the LOC103436243 gene encoding auxin-induced protein 15A-like: MGFRLPGKKNHRHSTSNQAASRAVNVPKGYFAVYVGERQRKRFVIPISYLNDPSFQDLLSQAEEEFGYDHPMGGITIPCSEDRFLHLITNSSGC, encoded by the coding sequence ATGGGTTTTCGTTTGCCCGGAAAGAAAAATCATCGACACTCGACCTCAAACCAGGCTGCCTCAAGAGCTGTCAATGTTCCCAAGGGCTACTTTGCAGTCTATGTTGGGGAAAGACAAAGAAAGCGGTTTGTGATTCCGATATCATACTTGAACGACCCTTCATTCCAAGATTTGCTGAGTCAGGCTGAAGAAGAATTTGGATATGATCATCCAATGGGTGGAATCACAATCCCTTGCAGTGAAGACAGATTCCTTCACCTCATTACTAACTCCAGTGGATGCTAA